A genomic stretch from Deltaproteobacteria bacterium includes:
- a CDS encoding NAD-dependent epimerase/dehydratase family protein: MSFPIQSPITVTGATGYVAGHVVHQLLERGATVHATVRDPSNEKKVGHLKKMGEELPGTLKLFKADLLVDGDFAEAIAGNEIVIHTASPFLVGKIKDPQKSLIDPALKGTRNVLNTVNATESVKRVVLTSSVVAIFGDTTECAAKGGVLTEEHWNETSSIDHAPYNYSKRLAEEEAWKMCKAQERWNMVTINPGFVMGPSLTSRNDSASIDFLLSLINGKFAAGMMEFYTAWVDVRDVAFAHVEGAIREDAEGRHILSCEEIGVMEVVAGLREDVGSKLKLPKRQVPKFMGYLFGPLLGFSWKHVARNIGIPLKMDNTRSIERLGVEYKPLRITM; this comes from the coding sequence ATGTCATTTCCCATTCAAAGTCCGATTACAGTCACTGGAGCCACCGGTTATGTGGCCGGTCATGTCGTTCATCAGTTGCTTGAGCGTGGTGCCACCGTCCATGCCACAGTTCGAGACCCTTCCAATGAAAAGAAAGTTGGGCACCTTAAGAAGATGGGAGAGGAGCTGCCCGGCACGCTCAAGCTCTTTAAGGCCGATTTGCTGGTTGATGGAGATTTTGCCGAGGCCATCGCTGGGAATGAAATTGTGATTCATACGGCTTCGCCTTTTCTCGTTGGTAAGATTAAAGATCCGCAGAAAAGCTTGATTGATCCAGCTCTCAAGGGCACGCGAAACGTCTTGAATACCGTCAACGCCACAGAATCTGTGAAGCGGGTCGTACTCACATCTTCGGTTGTGGCTATTTTCGGTGATACCACCGAATGTGCGGCTAAAGGTGGGGTTTTAACAGAGGAGCATTGGAACGAAACCAGCAGCATTGACCACGCGCCCTACAATTATTCCAAGAGGCTGGCGGAAGAGGAGGCCTGGAAAATGTGCAAGGCTCAGGAGCGCTGGAATATGGTGACGATTAACCCTGGATTTGTCATGGGACCATCGCTTACTTCGCGTAATGATTCTGCCAGTATTGATTTTCTCTTGAGTCTCATCAACGGCAAGTTTGCGGCTGGTATGATGGAATTTTATACAGCCTGGGTGGATGTTCGCGATGTTGCTTTTGCCCACGTAGAAGGTGCCATTCGAGAAGATGCCGAAGGTCGCCACATTCTTTCCTGCGAAGAGATTGGGGTGATGGAAGTGGTTGCAGGGCTCCGAGAAGATGTCGGCTCAAAGCTCAAGCTGCCCAAGCGTCAGGTGCCTAAGTTTATGGGATATCTCTTCGGACCGCTCTTAGGCTTCTCTTGGAAGCATGTTGCCCGTAACATTGGCATTCCCTTAAAAATGGACAACACACGAAGCATTGAGCGATTAGGCGTTGAATACAAACCGCTGCGGATTACCATGAA